The stretch of DNA CACCGTTATTCGTCGTGTTGGCTCCATCAGCTTGTACATAATTATAAGGGAATGCAGAAGCAACCAAAGCTCCTGAACATTCATCATTGGCAGGCGGCGGTGGCATAGTACCTACACAAATATCAAAGCTTTGATTGCTTCCCGCACCAAAATAGCTATAAACTCTCACGTAATAAGTTTCACCTACCGTCAGCCCTGAAATTACAGACGAAGGATCATCTGAGCAAAGAATACTGGACAAGGTTCCGCAAGCTCCGCTAAATACCTGGAAATAGGTATCGTCATCATCATCCGTCCCTACAGAAGTAATATTCAGAAGCGAAACCTTATGAGCTGTTGCCGTTGCAACAAACTTAAACCATACATCATCGTCAGGAGTACCATAACACGGATCAGGAATCAATCCGGAATCTGTAGCTCCTAAAGTATATCCTGAAGTTACTGCTCCACAATTTAAATCCGGATTCACAGTCAGCGCAATAGCATCAGCACATTCATCATTGGCAGGCAAAGACGGAACGGTTTTAAACGCAATCTCAGAACAGCCTGATGATTCGCCCGCTGATCCTACTGAGGTCACTTTTAGATAATACATTGTATTGTTAACTAATGAAGCAGGTGGCGTAAAGCTATTCGTTGTTACAGCTTGTTGGTTAACAATATCCGTTCCTCCGGGAGTTGTACCTATCGAAACCTTATATCCTGTAGCTCCGGAAACACCATTCCAGTTAATGGTAGGTGCCAATGGAACAAAAGTAGCATTATTTGTTGGGTAAGTCACCAACGGACAAGCTGGAATAGGGTTTACAGTTAACCCATTAATCGTAACCACTGATTTATACATTTCCAAATCGCCTGCGGGAGGAGAAGCAGGATCCGGATTAGTACTATCACTTCTATAGTAAAGAGTAGAATTAGGTGCCAAAGGATATACATACATCGCTTCGTCATTATTATCATCATAACCCTGAGAGTTTTCTTCAGCAGCAATAACTAAATTATCTGTATTATTATAGGGAAATGGTGTCGTAAAAGTAATTTCCACCACTCCATTGGAATTGGTAATCGTTCCAGCATAAACTTGTGTAAGCTGTGTAAGTGGTATCCAATCTGTATCAGAAGTAAAGCTCGACTTTGTTGTATGACCTAAATATACCACCCAATCCGATGAATTCGTTAAAGACATTGTCGGATCAAGATAAAAGGTGAGCCCGGTAATATTCCCAGCCGCATTTGCATTGATTTCCTGCTTTGTAAAAATCTGCTGTACGTAAGAATATCCGTAATATGTACTAATCGGAGCAGCTCCAACTTCAGTACTTCCTGTACCCAAACTAATTTGGGCGTTCAAGGCCATGCCAACCATCATTAAGCATGAAAGTAAAAATTTTACCATAAATTAAAGTATTTAGTGTTTAAAATACTAATTTACTAATAAATAGGTATATAAAATAAAATAATGACAGTTAAAAACTTAACTGTCATTATAATTTATAAAATAAATCAAATTTTATTTTTTGATTGTTTTAAGCGTTTGCTTAGAGCCATCTTTCATTTCAAGTGTTACCAGATATATTCCCGATTTCAATTCTCCTAAATGAAGTATTGATCCCGGGTTACTGATTGTTTTTACTAATCTGCCGGCAATATCAGATATCGAAACAGATTTAACAAGAGCAGCATCTGAAATATTTAATATATCATCAAATGGATTCGGATATACTTCATTTTTGGTTTTAATCACTTTAGGACCAGCTACCATTCTTGAAGATTCCGAACTGCTATTATTATTAATCGTGATCGTAAATGCTCCTTCCAGATCATCGGTATATTCACTATAATAACCTATATTTACATAATACGTAGTTCCAAGTTGAGTGTTTACAGAAATCATCTCTGTTTCCCCAGCTCCCATACTATCAACAGTACCTTCACATACTAAACTGCTGCAACTTCCGCTGTAAACTCCAATCTGAGGATCGAAATCACTTCCTGAAGGCAGAGTAACCATAATATCAAAAGCATTTCCGTCTCCTACAAACGTAAACCATGTGCCATCATTCATTCCATTGGTACAAGCAGTAATAAATCCTCCATTATTTGTTGCTCCGCCTCCATCATACTGATCATAAGTATATGGGAATGATGATGCCTCCAAAGCCCCTGAACATTCATCATTTACAGGTGGCGGTGGAATACTGCCTACGCAAATATCAAAGCTTTGATTACTTCCTGCACCAGAATAACTATATACCCTTACATAATAGGTTTGCCCCACTGTAAGTCCTGAAACCAGAGATGAAGTAGCATCAGAGCAAAGAATACTGGATAAGCTTCCACAAGCTCCGCTGAATACCTGGAAATAAGTATCCTCATCATCAACACTTCCAATAGAAGTTACATTCAGAAGAGAAACCTTATGAGTTGTTGCCGTTGCTACAAATTTATACCATACATCATCATCAGGCTCACCATAACATGGGCTTGGAGCTAATCCCGAATTTGTAGCTCCAAGCGTATAACCTGAAGTTACTGTTCCACAATTTAAATCAGGATTTACAGTTAATGTGATTGCCTGTGCACATTCGTCGTTTAACGGCAATGGAGGAGCAGACTTAAATGTAATTTCAGAGCAAGCTGATGATTCCCCGGCATCTCCAACAGAAATCACCCTCAGGTAATGCATTGTATTAGCCGCCAATGGCACAGAAAGAATAAAGCTATTGGTCGTTACATACTGCTGGTTAACCACATCGGTACCTCCAGGAGTAGTACCAAGGGAAACTTTATATCCGGTAGCTCCGGAAACAATATTCCAGGTAATCGCAGATAATAAAGGAACGAAATCTGAATTATTTGTCGGATAGGTTATCAAGGGACAAACCGGAATTGCACTCTGTGCTAGCCCTTCTATTGTAATCACCGATTTATATGATGCCAGATGCCCTACAGGAGGAAAAGCCGGGTTTGGATTAGTCCCATCATTTCTAAAATACAAGGTAGAGCCTGGTGATGATGGATACACATACATAGCTTCATCACTATTGTCATCATATCCTGGAGCATTTTCATCAGTGGCAATGACCAAATTATCTATATTATTATAAGGAAAGGGTGTTGCAAAAGTAACCTGCACCACTCCATTAACATTGGCAACTGTACCTGCAAAAACCTGTGTTAATTCATTAACAGAAATCCAATCCGACTCAGAGTCAAAGCTGGACTTTGTTGTATGGCCTAAATATACCACCCAATCCGATGAATTGGTTAGAGGCATTGTAGGGTCCATATAGAATTTCAATCCGGTAATATTCCCTGCAGCATTCGTATTGATTTCCTGTTTTGTAAAAATCTGCTGTACATAAGAATATCCGTAATACGTACTTATCGGGGCTGCACCCACATCCGTACTTCCTGTACCCAAACTAACCTGGGCACCCAAAGTCATGCTGAAGATTAATAAGCATGAAAGTAAAAATTTTGTCATAAATTAAAGTATTTACTATTTATAGACACTAATTTACCAATAATAAAGGATATAATTTAAAAAAAATGACAGCTAAAAAACTTTAGCTGTCATCCTTATTTTATCAATTAAATCAATTTTTATTTCTTAATTGTTTTAACTGTTTGATTAGAACCATCTTTCATTTCCATCGTCACCAGATACATTCCTGATTTTAACTCTCCTAATTGAAGCGCTGCTCCAGGGTTATTGATTGTTTTCACCAGTCTTCCGGCAATATCAGAAATAGAAATTGACTTCACTTTGCTTACATCTGAGATATTTAAGATATCCCCAAATGGATTGGGATACACCTTGATCGTATTCTTAGCATTTGAAACTTCAGAAGTCCCCAAATTAGGATCAAGCATATAGCTGATGTCATCAATAAGAACACTATTCGAAGGTGAGCCTGTATGCTTAAGAATAAGCTTATTCACTCCCGCCGGTACACCAGTGATGCTTAGCAAATAGTCATCAGCAGTCGTAACACTAGTAGACGTATAAGTTCCTAACACAACAAAAGTGGATGTATTAGCAGGATCTGTTAAATACCCTATCTGAACCACTCCACCAGCAGAATAATTAGCTCTACCTTTAAATTTAAAGATGTAATTATTAGATTGCAAATTAGCAATTTCAGGAGTAGCTAACATCCCAGTACTTGTTCCACTTGTATAAATATACAATGCATTAGCTCCACTTATTACAGCTCCAGTATTTGCATTTGTATAAGCCATTACCCTTGCGTACGTTGATGTAGAACCAACACTGCTCCAACATGAAGGAAGACTTCCTTCAGCTGTAGAATCAAAGTTTTCCGATAATGTCTGCGCTGTAATACAAGCTGTGATAAATGTTGCTGGTGCTGACCACGCA from Chryseobacterium piperi encodes:
- a CDS encoding T9SS type A sorting domain-containing protein, with translation MVKFLLSCLMMVGMALNAQISLGTGSTEVGAAPISTYYGYSYVQQIFTKQEINANAAGNITGLTFYLDPTMSLTNSSDWVVYLGHTTKSSFTSDTDWIPLTQLTQVYAGTITNSNGVVEITFTTPFPYNNTDNLVIAAEENSQGYDDNNDEAMYVYPLAPNSTLYYRSDSTNPDPASPPAGDLEMYKSVVTINGLTVNPIPACPLVTYPTNNATFVPLAPTINWNGVSGATGYKVSIGTTPGGTDIVNQQAVTTNSFTPPASLVNNTMYYLKVTSVGSAGESSGCSEIAFKTVPSLPANDECADAIALTVNPDLNCGAVTSGYTLGATDSGLIPDPCYGTPDDDVWFKFVATATAHKVSLLNITSVGTDDDDDTYFQVFSGACGTLSSILCSDDPSSVISGLTVGETYYVRVYSYFGAGSNQSFDICVGTMPPPPANDECSGALVASAFPYNYVQADGANTTNNGGFVNTCTNTMNDGTWFTFVGDGSTFDITVTMPTGSDFDSQIGVYSGTCGSLSCENTVDDTGTGESETISIPTIAGTTYYVNIGNYSGFTDNLEGPFTINITKNNLGTSEVSGNKNGIKLYPNPFNDILNISEVANVKTITISDFSGRLMKTIDKPGSALYLNDIKSGVYLMTLDMKDGSKQTTKIIKK
- a CDS encoding T9SS type A sorting domain-containing protein, coding for MTKFLLSCLLIFSMTLGAQVSLGTGSTDVGAAPISTYYGYSYVQQIFTKQEINTNAAGNITGLKFYMDPTMPLTNSSDWVVYLGHTTKSSFDSESDWISVNELTQVFAGTVANVNGVVQVTFATPFPYNNIDNLVIATDENAPGYDDNSDEAMYVYPSSPGSTLYFRNDGTNPNPAFPPVGHLASYKSVITIEGLAQSAIPVCPLITYPTNNSDFVPLLSAITWNIVSGATGYKVSLGTTPGGTDVVNQQYVTTNSFILSVPLAANTMHYLRVISVGDAGESSACSEITFKSAPPLPLNDECAQAITLTVNPDLNCGTVTSGYTLGATNSGLAPSPCYGEPDDDVWYKFVATATTHKVSLLNVTSIGSVDDEDTYFQVFSGACGSLSSILCSDATSSLVSGLTVGQTYYVRVYSYSGAGSNQSFDICVGSIPPPPVNDECSGALEASSFPYTYDQYDGGGATNNGGFITACTNGMNDGTWFTFVGDGNAFDIMVTLPSGSDFDPQIGVYSGSCSSLVCEGTVDSMGAGETEMISVNTQLGTTYYVNIGYYSEYTDDLEGAFTITINNNSSSESSRMVAGPKVIKTKNEVYPNPFDDILNISDAALVKSVSISDIAGRLVKTISNPGSILHLGELKSGIYLVTLEMKDGSKQTLKTIKK